One window of the Acaryochloris sp. CCMEE 5410 genome contains the following:
- a CDS encoding phosphate/phosphite/phosphonate ABC transporter substrate-binding protein, which translates to MHSRRFFWVFLVPILWLLVACNGTENKPLKKLVIGVVSYGEGSRSLEQYADLKEHLGAELKSLIELEPALNEIQAIDQIERQNWDLVFAPPGLAAIAISQAQYVPVLPREGGDQEQSVIVVREDDPSTAIKDLGNQVVALGQKGSAAGYYFPVFNLYGLTLAEIKFGATPKEVLKWVDGGEVIAGALSLAELERFRSEFKGTQFRILYRDSHLVPSGSVLIGPDVDDALKEQLLEALESASPRTKRSIGYISNAQPPDYEYLIKVVKRVQPIAQRIREKPAPLYEAAEVPAP; encoded by the coding sequence ATGCATTCTCGCCGTTTTTTCTGGGTTTTCTTAGTACCTATTTTGTGGTTGTTGGTCGCCTGTAATGGCACTGAGAATAAACCCTTAAAGAAATTAGTGATTGGTGTTGTTAGTTATGGTGAAGGTTCTCGTTCGTTAGAGCAATATGCTGACTTGAAAGAGCATTTAGGAGCTGAATTAAAAAGCCTCATTGAGCTAGAACCTGCTCTCAACGAAATTCAAGCCATAGATCAGATTGAGCGACAAAATTGGGACCTAGTCTTTGCGCCACCTGGATTGGCTGCGATTGCTATTTCTCAGGCCCAGTATGTACCCGTGTTACCTCGTGAGGGGGGGGATCAAGAGCAGTCTGTCATTGTGGTTCGAGAAGACGACCCCTCAACGGCCATTAAAGATCTGGGGAATCAAGTCGTTGCATTAGGACAAAAAGGATCGGCTGCTGGTTACTACTTTCCAGTATTCAATCTGTATGGTTTGACGCTTGCAGAAATTAAGTTTGGGGCTACACCCAAAGAAGTACTGAAGTGGGTTGATGGGGGCGAAGTGATTGCTGGGGCGCTCTCTTTGGCAGAATTGGAGCGGTTTCGCTCTGAGTTTAAAGGGACTCAATTCCGCATTCTCTATCGCGATTCCCATCTGGTGCCTTCGGGTTCTGTTTTAATTGGCCCTGATGTTGATGATGCGTTGAAAGAACAGTTACTGGAGGCTTTGGAGTCCGCCTCTCCTCGAACGAAACGATCCATCGGCTATATCTCGAATGCTCAGCCACCTGATTATGAATACTTGATCAAGGTGGTTAAGCGGGTTCAACCCATTGCTCAACGGATTAGAGAAAAGCCAGCCCCCTTGTATGAAGCAGCAGAAGTTCCTGCCCCTTAG